One Pseudoalteromonas sp. UG3-2 DNA window includes the following coding sequences:
- a CDS encoding arginyltransferase — protein MNEHFPSKIGLSQQFACSYLTEQQEQLLVILDPSCYQADKFEQLLGLGFRRSGDQIYRPHCPSCHACQSVRVLAKHYQPSRSQKRKRNKLNSDQYRITVSHQERHEYYPLYERYISLRHQDGTMYPPNRVQYESFLFCRWMNIMFIELWHQDKLIAVAVTDSMPNSLSAIYTFFDPDYEHLSLGSIMIMAQIEHAAKQQKDYLYLGYQINQCRKMRYKTQFLPAEMLANDRWTAVQKS, from the coding sequence ATGAATGAGCACTTTCCTTCTAAAATTGGACTGAGCCAACAGTTTGCATGTAGCTACCTGACAGAGCAACAGGAGCAGCTCTTGGTTATCTTGGACCCGAGTTGTTATCAAGCCGATAAATTTGAGCAATTATTGGGCTTGGGTTTTCGTCGCAGTGGCGACCAAATTTATCGCCCGCATTGCCCTTCTTGCCACGCCTGCCAATCGGTCAGGGTGTTGGCAAAACACTACCAACCCAGCAGGTCACAAAAACGCAAACGCAATAAGCTAAACAGCGACCAATATCGCATCACCGTTAGCCATCAGGAACGCCATGAGTATTATCCGCTGTATGAGCGCTACATCAGTTTGCGCCACCAAGATGGTACTATGTACCCGCCAAACCGGGTGCAATACGAAAGCTTTTTATTCTGTCGTTGGATGAACATTATGTTCATCGAATTATGGCACCAAGACAAGCTTATTGCTGTTGCGGTGACGGATTCGATGCCAAACTCACTGTCGGCAATCTACACCTTTTTTGACCCTGATTATGAACACCTTAGTTTGGGGTCGATTATGATCATGGCGCAAATTGAACATGCAGCAAAGCAACAAAAAGACTACCTTTACCTTGGCTACCAAATTAATCAATGTCGAAAAATGCGTTACAAAACGCAATTTTTACCGGCTGAAATGCTGGCAAACGACCGTTGGACTGCGGTGCAAAAAAGTTAG
- the pcp gene encoding pyroglutamyl-peptidase I has translation MAKFNQPCVLVTGFAPFGGETINPSWQLAQQLDGETIEGHLVHSKELPCEFEASLAALYQAIDKYHPSVVISLGQAGGRCDISIERVAININDARIADNKGQQPIDTPVIAGGPAAHFATLPIKAMLQSALQAGIPASISNTAGTYVCNHVMYGLLEYIQQHDLNCRAGFVHIPYLPSQAAHHKGAASMSLDTLVQGLKVMLTRAINQHHDIKFVAGTTH, from the coding sequence ATGGCTAAATTCAATCAACCTTGCGTACTGGTTACCGGATTCGCTCCGTTTGGCGGTGAAACCATCAATCCCTCTTGGCAACTGGCACAACAACTTGATGGTGAGACCATTGAGGGCCATCTGGTGCACAGTAAAGAGCTGCCTTGTGAATTTGAGGCTAGCTTGGCAGCGCTGTATCAAGCCATCGACAAATACCACCCCAGCGTGGTGATCAGTTTAGGCCAAGCCGGTGGGCGCTGTGATATTTCTATCGAACGTGTCGCTATCAACATCAACGACGCCAGAATTGCAGATAATAAAGGCCAACAACCAATCGACACACCAGTGATTGCCGGTGGTCCCGCAGCGCATTTCGCTACGTTACCAATCAAAGCCATGCTGCAAAGTGCCTTACAAGCTGGGATCCCTGCCAGTATTTCGAATACTGCGGGGACGTATGTTTGTAATCATGTGATGTATGGCCTTCTTGAATACATCCAGCAACATGACCTTAATTGCCGGGCCGGCTTCGTTCATATCCCTTATTTACCAAGCCAAGCTGCGCACCATAAAGGTGCAGCAAGCATGTCGTTAGACACTCTAGTTCAAGGCCTAAAAGTGATGCTAACTCGTGCCATAAACCAGCACCATGACATTAAGTTCGTTGCCGGTACCACGCATTAG
- the aat gene encoding leucyl/phenylalanyl-tRNA--protein transferase has translation MTQQLFHLTPDNFTFPPNHFALKEPDGLLAVGGCLTVKRLENAYSNGIFPWFSEGEPLMWWSPSERGILELSDFHCGKTLRKAQRKLQPRVTVNTAFEQVIHACRQQRIDTEGTWITSKMLQAYQHAHRAGLAHSVEIWQQQHLVGGLYGIMQSGVFCGESMFHHTANASKLAMWALVNWLKKHQACFIDCQLENPYLRSLGLKVIPREEFLARLKKAEDFVPPASMWQPQELKDIYE, from the coding sequence ATGACTCAGCAGCTGTTTCACTTAACTCCAGATAACTTTACTTTTCCTCCTAATCACTTTGCCCTTAAAGAACCCGATGGCCTACTTGCCGTGGGCGGTTGTTTAACCGTAAAAAGGCTAGAAAACGCCTATAGTAATGGTATTTTCCCTTGGTTTAGCGAAGGCGAACCCTTGATGTGGTGGAGCCCCAGTGAGCGCGGCATACTTGAGCTCAGTGATTTTCATTGTGGTAAAACGTTGCGTAAAGCACAGCGTAAATTACAACCGCGCGTGACCGTTAATACGGCATTCGAGCAAGTGATCCACGCCTGTCGGCAGCAACGAATTGACACTGAGGGCACTTGGATCACCAGCAAAATGCTGCAAGCCTACCAACATGCCCACCGTGCAGGCTTGGCCCACAGTGTTGAAATATGGCAGCAGCAACATCTCGTTGGTGGGCTGTATGGCATTATGCAATCTGGCGTGTTTTGCGGTGAGTCGATGTTTCACCATACAGCCAATGCTTCTAAGCTAGCTATGTGGGCGTTGGTTAACTGGCTAAAGAAACATCAGGCCTGCTTTATAGACTGCCAACTAGAGAACCCCTATTTGCGCAGTTTAGGATTAAAAGTTATACCAAGAGAAGAGTTTTTAGCTAGACTTAAAAAAGCGGAAGACTTTGTTCCTCCCGCCTCCATGTGGCAGCCTCAGGAGTTGAAAGATATCTATGAATGA
- the clpA gene encoding ATP-dependent Clp protease ATP-binding subunit ClpA, with translation MLNKDLELTLNAAFREARSRRHEFMTVEHLLLALIDNPSASEALDACGVDMETLKRELSEFIDETTPVIPDLEEDRETQPTLGFQRVLQRAVFHVQSSGRSEVTGVNVLVAIFSEQESQAVYLLKKSDVSRLDIVNFISHGISKIEDDHEQDDHEDMHDESGDMQQEEKTKLENFTSNLNAMAQSGRIDPLVGRDEEVERTVQVLCRRKKNNPLLVGEAGVGKTAIAEGLAYRIVNEQVPDVIADAVVYSLDMGALLAGTKYRGDFEKRFKALLKELQAKPQAILFIDEIHTIIGAGAASGGVMDASNLIKPLLSSGQLRCMGSTTYSEFKNIFEKDRALVRRFQKIDVVEPSVADTTKILAGLKERYEEHHGIRYTQKALKAAAELSAKYINERHLPDKAIDVIDEAGANQRLQPSSKRKKTINVADIEAIVSKMARIPEQSVSSSDKETLKNLDRNLKMLVFGQDESINALTSAIRLSRSGLANEDKPVGSFLFAGPTGVGKTEVTKQLAKCMGIEFIRFDMSEYSERHAVSRLIGAPPGYVGYEQGGLLTDSVIKHPHAVVLLDEIEKAHPDIYNILLQVMDHGTLTDNNGRKADFRNVVLVMTTNAGVQETVRQSIGFQQQDYSHDAMVEVNKVFTPEFRNRLDNIIWFNHLEKEVILQVVDKFIVELQAQLDKKSVNLELTTKARDWLADAGYDKAMGARPMARVIQDSVKKPLANEILFGKLADGGTVKLDVKDNKLSFDYQTEAVSA, from the coding sequence ATGCTAAACAAAGACCTAGAACTTACTTTGAACGCTGCGTTTCGCGAGGCGCGGTCACGCCGTCATGAATTTATGACGGTAGAACACTTACTACTTGCATTGATCGATAACCCCTCTGCTAGTGAAGCGCTAGATGCCTGCGGTGTTGATATGGAAACACTTAAGCGCGAATTATCAGAGTTTATTGATGAAACCACACCTGTTATTCCAGATCTGGAAGAAGACAGAGAAACACAACCTACGCTTGGTTTTCAGCGCGTCTTACAACGCGCGGTATTCCATGTGCAGTCGTCTGGGCGTTCCGAGGTAACCGGAGTGAACGTGCTGGTGGCGATTTTTTCTGAGCAAGAAAGCCAAGCGGTGTATTTACTTAAAAAATCAGACGTTAGCCGCTTAGATATTGTTAACTTTATTAGTCATGGTATTTCAAAAATTGAAGACGACCATGAGCAAGACGATCATGAAGATATGCATGATGAAAGTGGCGATATGCAACAAGAGGAAAAGACCAAGTTAGAAAACTTTACCTCTAATCTCAACGCCATGGCACAAAGTGGCCGTATTGACCCCTTAGTGGGCCGTGATGAAGAAGTTGAGCGCACCGTACAAGTGCTGTGTCGGCGCAAAAAGAACAACCCATTATTGGTTGGCGAGGCTGGCGTAGGTAAAACCGCTATCGCCGAAGGGCTGGCGTATCGTATTGTCAATGAGCAAGTGCCTGATGTTATTGCCGATGCCGTAGTGTACTCATTAGACATGGGGGCGCTGCTGGCTGGCACCAAATACCGTGGTGACTTTGAGAAGCGTTTTAAAGCGCTACTAAAAGAGCTGCAAGCTAAGCCTCAGGCAATTTTATTTATCGATGAAATTCATACCATTATTGGTGCTGGCGCGGCTTCAGGTGGGGTTATGGATGCCTCAAACCTGATTAAGCCATTGCTCTCTAGTGGTCAGCTCAGATGCATGGGCTCGACCACCTATTCTGAGTTTAAAAATATTTTTGAAAAAGACCGAGCCTTAGTGCGTCGTTTCCAAAAAATCGATGTGGTTGAACCAAGCGTGGCAGACACAACTAAGATTTTGGCTGGTCTTAAAGAGCGCTATGAAGAGCATCATGGTATTCGCTACACGCAAAAGGCATTAAAAGCCGCGGCTGAGCTAAGCGCCAAGTACATCAATGAACGTCACTTGCCGGATAAAGCCATTGATGTGATTGATGAGGCGGGAGCAAATCAGCGCCTACAGCCAAGTTCAAAGCGTAAGAAAACCATTAACGTCGCCGATATTGAAGCAATTGTTTCGAAAATGGCACGTATTCCAGAGCAAAGTGTTTCATCCAGTGACAAAGAGACACTGAAAAATCTGGATCGTAATTTGAAAATGCTGGTGTTTGGTCAGGACGAGTCAATTAATGCTCTGACCTCAGCTATTCGCTTATCTCGCTCAGGCTTAGCCAATGAAGACAAACCAGTAGGCTCATTCTTATTTGCAGGTCCTACTGGGGTTGGTAAAACCGAGGTCACGAAACAGTTGGCGAAATGCATGGGCATTGAGTTTATTCGTTTCGATATGTCGGAATATTCTGAGCGACATGCGGTAAGCCGTTTAATCGGTGCGCCTCCAGGCTACGTTGGTTATGAACAAGGTGGCTTATTAACCGATTCGGTGATCAAACACCCGCATGCTGTGGTGTTGCTTGATGAAATTGAAAAGGCTCATCCAGACATTTACAACATCTTATTGCAGGTGATGGATCACGGTACCTTAACCGACAATAATGGCCGCAAAGCGGACTTTAGAAATGTGGTTTTAGTAATGACCACCAACGCCGGTGTTCAAGAGACCGTACGCCAGTCTATTGGTTTCCAGCAGCAAGATTACTCCCATGATGCCATGGTTGAAGTCAATAAGGTGTTTACACCAGAATTTAGAAACCGTTTAGATAACATTATTTGGTTTAACCACCTTGAAAAAGAAGTGATCTTACAAGTGGTTGATAAATTCATTGTGGAGCTACAGGCGCAGTTAGATAAGAAATCAGTGAACTTAGAGCTAACGACCAAGGCCCGTGATTGGCTTGCAGATGCCGGCTACGATAAGGCAATGGGCGCACGACCTATGGCACGTGTCATTCAAGACAGCGTTAAAAAGCCGTTGGCGAACGAAATCCTATTTGGCAAGCTAGCCGATGGCGGTACAGTTAAGTTGGATGTCAAAGACAACAAGCTGTCTTTTGACTATCAGACAGAGGCCGTTTCTGCTTAG
- the trxB gene encoding thioredoxin-disulfide reductase has product MSDAKHCKLLILGSGPAGYTAAVYAARANLNPVLVTGMQQGGQLTTTTEVENWPGDAHGLTGPALMERMKEHAERFETEIVFDHINKVDVSKRPFTLTGDQGTYTCDALIIATGASAKYLGLESETAFQGRGVSACATCDGFFYRGQKVAVVGGGNTAVEEALYLSNIAEEVHVIHRRESFRSEKILSDRLMEKAKNGNVVLHLNRTLDEVLGDDMGVNGIRIKDTQSDATEQLDLAGVFIAIGHKPNTDMFEGQLEMKDGYLIVQSGLNGNATQTSVEGVFAAGDVSDHIYRQAITSAGTGCMAALDAERFLDGL; this is encoded by the coding sequence ATGAGCGATGCAAAACACTGCAAACTTTTAATTTTGGGTTCTGGCCCTGCTGGTTACACGGCTGCGGTTTACGCTGCACGTGCTAATTTAAATCCAGTTTTGGTTACCGGCATGCAGCAAGGTGGTCAGTTAACCACCACCACAGAAGTAGAAAACTGGCCAGGCGATGCTCACGGTCTTACTGGGCCGGCATTAATGGAGCGCATGAAAGAACATGCCGAACGCTTTGAAACCGAAATTGTTTTCGATCACATCAACAAAGTCGATGTCTCTAAGCGCCCATTCACGTTAACCGGCGACCAAGGCACCTATACCTGTGATGCATTAATTATTGCCACAGGTGCATCGGCTAAATACCTAGGGCTAGAATCTGAAACGGCATTCCAAGGTCGCGGCGTGTCAGCCTGCGCCACGTGCGATGGCTTCTTCTACCGTGGTCAAAAGGTCGCTGTAGTCGGCGGTGGTAACACAGCCGTTGAAGAGGCGTTATACCTTTCAAATATTGCCGAAGAAGTGCACGTAATTCACCGTCGTGAGTCATTCCGCAGTGAAAAGATTTTGTCTGACCGCTTAATGGAAAAAGCCAAAAACGGCAATGTTGTACTGCACCTTAACCGTACCCTAGACGAAGTGCTAGGTGACGACATGGGTGTTAATGGTATCCGCATTAAAGATACTCAGTCTGATGCCACTGAACAGCTAGACTTAGCGGGCGTATTTATTGCCATTGGCCATAAGCCAAACACCGACATGTTCGAAGGCCAACTGGAAATGAAAGACGGTTACCTTATCGTGCAGTCAGGTCTCAATGGTAATGCCACGCAAACCAGTGTTGAAGGTGTGTTTGCTGCCGGTGATGTATCTGATCATATCTACCGTCAAGCCATCACCTCAGCTGGCACAGGGTGCATGGCAGCACTTGATGCTGAACGTTTCTTAGACGGTCTATAA
- the clpS gene encoding ATP-dependent Clp protease adapter ClpS has product MSGTKESGVVDAVREAEKQKLQPPRKYKVILNNDDYTPMDFVVEILTTFFNMDSERATEVMLEVHHKGKAVCGIYPADIAHTKAEQVNRYARDNEHPLLCSCEQE; this is encoded by the coding sequence CGCCGTTCGCGAAGCTGAAAAGCAAAAGCTACAGCCGCCGCGAAAATACAAAGTGATATTGAACAATGATGATTACACGCCCATGGATTTCGTCGTCGAGATACTGACGACATTTTTCAATATGGATAGCGAAAGAGCAACTGAGGTGATGCTGGAAGTACATCACAAAGGGAAAGCGGTATGTGGAATATACCCTGCGGATATAGCCCATACCAAGGCTGAGCAGGTGAACCGATATGCTCGTGACAACGAGCACCCGCTGCTCTGTAGTTGTGAGCAGGAATGA
- the pssA gene encoding CDP-diacylglycerol--serine O-phosphatidyltransferase — MAFWQDTPGFGLSAQHCEVLTDAKQYHQTLLKLIEAAEERIYITALYLQDDEAGQQVLNALHDAARNNPNLTVKVLVDFHRAQRGLIGAEKSEGNAKLYCDLHEKLATQVEVYGVPVKAKELFGVLHLKGFVIDDTLLYSGASLNNVYLHQGDKYRLDRYFVIKQKQLANSFCHFTDSVLIASDAVPRLDKRPLPKLLDIRTEQKQLMKQLKKASYDLSEADSRSGLTIRPYLGFGRRTNKLNRLIKALFDTTEQELVLYTPYFNFPAPLLRSLRRLLKQGKKVTIVVGDKTANDFYISPEQPFSRIGALPYLYETILYKFIKSQRRFIASGDLNVYLWQHDNHSFHLKGVSKDGTTHLMSGHNLNPRAWGLDIENGILIEDPEQSLLPQIEAEKQAILQHCRRLTSHEDLETLADYPAPVKKLLGQAKRVKVDFIIKRFI; from the coding sequence ATGGCATTTTGGCAGGATACCCCAGGATTTGGGCTAAGTGCACAGCACTGTGAGGTTTTAACTGATGCTAAGCAATATCATCAGACGCTGCTCAAGCTCATAGAAGCGGCCGAGGAGCGAATTTACATCACCGCACTTTATCTTCAAGACGATGAAGCAGGCCAGCAGGTGCTCAATGCATTACACGATGCTGCTCGGAATAATCCTAACCTTACTGTTAAGGTACTGGTCGATTTTCATCGTGCTCAGCGAGGACTGATTGGGGCCGAAAAATCAGAGGGCAATGCCAAACTGTATTGCGACTTGCATGAAAAGTTAGCAACCCAAGTTGAAGTGTATGGCGTACCAGTTAAGGCCAAAGAGCTATTTGGTGTATTGCACTTAAAAGGCTTTGTCATCGACGATACCTTACTTTACAGCGGCGCCAGCTTAAATAATGTGTATTTACACCAAGGTGATAAGTATCGCTTGGATCGCTATTTTGTGATTAAACAAAAGCAGCTTGCCAATAGCTTTTGTCATTTCACCGACTCGGTATTAATCGCCTCCGACGCCGTACCAAGGCTTGATAAACGCCCATTGCCTAAGTTGCTCGACATTCGCACTGAACAAAAGCAATTAATGAAGCAACTGAAAAAAGCCAGTTATGACCTCAGTGAAGCCGACAGCCGCAGTGGCTTAACCATTAGGCCATACCTAGGTTTTGGTCGTAGAACCAATAAACTGAATCGCTTAATTAAAGCGCTGTTTGACACCACTGAGCAGGAGTTAGTGCTGTATACACCGTATTTTAACTTTCCAGCTCCATTACTGCGCTCGCTGCGCCGCCTACTGAAGCAAGGCAAAAAAGTCACTATTGTGGTGGGGGATAAAACCGCCAATGACTTTTACATTAGCCCCGAGCAACCGTTTAGTCGCATTGGCGCACTGCCGTACTTGTACGAGACAATTTTATATAAATTTATCAAATCACAACGCCGCTTTATCGCCTCAGGCGATTTAAACGTCTATTTGTGGCAACACGATAACCACTCATTTCACCTAAAAGGCGTCAGTAAAGATGGCACCACACACCTAATGAGTGGCCACAACTTAAACCCCAGAGCCTGGGGGTTAGATATCGAGAATGGGATTTTGATAGAAGATCCCGAGCAAAGCTTATTGCCGCAAATTGAAGCAGAAAAGCAAGCGATATTACAACATTGTCGGCGACTCACGTCCCATGAAGACTTAGAAACACTGGCGGATTATCCGGCGCCGGTGAAAAAGCTTTTAGGTCAAGCTAAACGAGTCAAAGTCGACTTTATTATTAAGCGCTTTATTTAA
- the asnB gene encoding asparagine synthase B: protein MCSIFGVLDIKSDPLWLREQAIEMSKKLRHRGPDWSGVYSSDKAILVHERLAIVGVSSGAQPLYNPEQTHILAVNGEIYNHKELAESLTVPFTFQTQSDCEVILALYKQKGPEFLDDLNGIFAFCLYDEEQDAFLIGRDHIGIIPLYTGRDQSGNLYVASEMKALTPICSQIEEFPPGHYWYSKEGGPRPYYQRDWQDYDAVKHNPAEVNEVKQGLEAAVKRQLMCDVPYGVLLSGGLDSSVISAITQQFAAKRIEDNDASDAWWPKLHSFSIGLEGSPDLAAAQKVADQIGTVHHPIHFTVQQGIDALKEVIYHLETYDVTTVRASTPMYLMARYIKAMGIKMVLSGEGADELFGGYLYFHKAPNAKEFHNELNRKVSKLHMFDCLRANKSMAAWGVEARVPFLDKEFVDIAMRTNPDYKMCKDGRIEKHIIREAFDGYLPDDVLWRQKEQFSDGVGYSWIDSLKEYVEQQVSDVELQNAHYRFPINTPDSKEAYFYRTIFAEHFPGDAAAQCVPFGKSVACSTPEALAWDEAFQKNADPSGRAASSHNDAYKPQK, encoded by the coding sequence ATGTGTTCAATTTTTGGTGTGCTGGACATTAAGTCCGACCCACTTTGGCTGCGCGAGCAAGCCATCGAAATGTCAAAAAAACTGCGCCACCGTGGGCCTGATTGGTCTGGGGTATATTCATCCGATAAGGCGATTTTAGTCCATGAACGCTTGGCGATTGTGGGCGTTTCCAGTGGCGCTCAACCGCTGTATAACCCTGAACAAACGCATATTTTGGCGGTCAATGGCGAGATCTATAACCACAAAGAACTAGCGGAATCACTCACGGTGCCTTTTACTTTTCAGACCCAATCAGACTGCGAAGTGATTTTGGCGCTGTATAAGCAAAAAGGCCCTGAGTTCTTAGACGATCTTAATGGCATCTTTGCCTTTTGTTTATATGATGAAGAGCAAGATGCCTTTTTAATTGGCCGTGACCATATTGGTATTATTCCGCTTTACACCGGTCGTGATCAAAGTGGTAACCTCTATGTCGCTAGTGAAATGAAAGCACTGACGCCAATTTGCAGCCAAATTGAAGAGTTTCCTCCTGGCCATTATTGGTACTCCAAAGAAGGCGGACCGCGCCCTTACTACCAGCGTGACTGGCAAGACTATGACGCGGTAAAGCATAACCCCGCCGAGGTGAACGAGGTTAAGCAAGGGTTAGAAGCCGCAGTGAAACGCCAGCTTATGTGTGATGTTCCGTATGGCGTGCTGCTTTCTGGTGGCCTTGATTCGTCAGTGATTTCGGCCATCACACAACAATTTGCTGCGAAACGGATTGAAGATAACGATGCCAGTGACGCTTGGTGGCCAAAACTGCACTCCTTTTCCATTGGCCTTGAAGGCTCTCCGGATTTAGCTGCAGCACAAAAGGTCGCGGATCAAATTGGTACGGTTCACCACCCTATTCACTTTACCGTGCAACAAGGGATCGATGCCCTAAAAGAGGTGATCTATCACCTAGAAACCTACGATGTTACAACCGTGCGGGCCTCTACCCCAATGTACTTAATGGCTCGTTACATTAAGGCCATGGGCATAAAAATGGTGCTCTCTGGTGAAGGTGCCGATGAGTTGTTTGGTGGTTACCTTTATTTCCACAAGGCCCCTAACGCAAAAGAGTTCCACAATGAGCTTAACCGTAAGGTATCTAAACTGCATATGTTTGACTGCTTGCGTGCCAATAAATCGATGGCCGCTTGGGGGGTTGAAGCTCGGGTGCCGTTTTTAGATAAAGAGTTTGTCGACATCGCTATGCGCACTAATCCGGATTATAAAATGTGTAAGGATGGCCGTATCGAGAAGCATATTATTCGTGAAGCCTTTGACGGTTACCTGCCGGACGATGTGCTGTGGCGACAAAAAGAGCAATTTTCCGATGGCGTTGGCTATTCTTGGATAGACTCTTTGAAGGAATATGTGGAGCAACAAGTGAGCGATGTAGAGTTACAAAACGCCCATTATCGCTTCCCCATTAACACCCCGGACAGCAAAGAGGCGTATTTTTATCGCACCATTTTTGCCGAGCACTTTCCCGGAGATGCCGCCGCCCAGTGTGTGCCATTTGGCAAGTCGGTAGCTTGCTCAACCCCTGAGGCACTGGCATGGGATGAAGCGTTTCAGAAAAATGCCGACCCATCTGGCCGTGCGGCCAGTTCGCACAATGATGCCTACAAACCGCAAAAGTAG
- a CDS encoding DUF979 domain-containing protein has product MTPVSHEQHASALLTIENIYLLIGFVVMFLVVKTLQDKQHPKRFTTALFWFLFGSVFVFGDASIALVGEQLTYLWVGVAVIIIALLAGLNLVSMGHYELPEEQAKQQDAERLGNKLFIPAVMIPMVTVICTLILGDIKLAGWHLFDQQHVTLSALTLACGLALLASWKITGGTPVRALSESRRLVDSIGWAAILPQMLAMLGGVFIVANTGTAIQELVTLFISPDNRFMLVALYCIGMALFTMVMGNAFAAFPVMTAGVALPFLIQGHGANPAALVAIGMYSGYCGTLMTPMAANFNIVPAALLDLKDKYQVIKVQIPTALTLLFINILLMYGVIF; this is encoded by the coding sequence ATGACACCAGTTAGTCATGAACAACATGCCAGCGCCCTATTAACCATTGAAAATATCTATTTACTCATTGGCTTTGTGGTGATGTTCTTGGTGGTAAAAACCTTACAAGATAAGCAGCATCCCAAGCGCTTCACCACCGCCTTATTTTGGTTCCTATTTGGCTCTGTGTTTGTATTTGGCGATGCGTCAATCGCCCTCGTTGGTGAGCAACTCACATACCTCTGGGTAGGCGTTGCTGTCATCATTATTGCTCTCCTGGCTGGCTTAAACTTGGTCTCCATGGGGCATTATGAGCTTCCAGAGGAGCAAGCTAAACAGCAAGATGCTGAGCGCTTAGGTAATAAACTCTTTATACCTGCGGTTATGATCCCAATGGTGACGGTTATTTGCACCCTTATCTTGGGCGATATCAAACTAGCCGGTTGGCATCTTTTTGACCAACAGCATGTTACCCTGAGCGCCCTCACCTTGGCCTGTGGCTTGGCACTGCTAGCCAGTTGGAAAATCACCGGTGGCACGCCCGTGCGGGCATTGTCAGAATCCCGTCGGCTAGTGGACTCCATTGGCTGGGCCGCCATTTTGCCACAAATGTTGGCGATGCTCGGCGGCGTGTTTATCGTCGCCAACACCGGCACCGCTATCCAAGAGTTGGTGACGCTGTTTATCTCACCCGATAACCGCTTTATGCTGGTGGCTTTATACTGTATCGGCATGGCGTTATTTACTATGGTCATGGGCAATGCCTTTGCCGCTTTTCCAGTGATGACTGCTGGGGTCGCTTTGCCCTTTCTAATTCAAGGGCACGGCGCCAACCCTGCTGCCCTAGTTGCCATTGGTATGTATTCTGGCTACTGCGGCACCTTAATGACACCCATGGCAGCCAATTTCAATATTGTCCCTGCCGCCTTATTAGACCTGAAAGACAAGTATCAAGTGATTAAAGTGCAGATCCCCACCGCGTTAACCTTGTTATTTATTAATATTTTGTTGATGTATGGAGTAATTTTTTAG
- the infA gene encoding translation initiation factor IF-1 — MAKEDVIEMQGTVLDTLPNTMFRVELENGHVVVAHISGKMRKNYIRILTGDKVTVEMTPYDLTKGRIVFRAR, encoded by the coding sequence ATGGCGAAAGAAGACGTAATTGAAATGCAAGGCACGGTCCTTGATACACTACCAAATACAATGTTCCGTGTTGAACTAGAAAACGGTCACGTTGTCGTTGCTCATATTTCTGGCAAAATGCGTAAGAACTACATCCGTATTTTGACCGGTGACAAAGTAACTGTTGAAATGACGCCTTACGATCTAACTAAAGGTCGCATTGTCTTCCGCGCTCGTTAA